The Apium graveolens cultivar Ventura unplaced genomic scaffold, ASM990537v1 ctg7544, whole genome shotgun sequence genome has a window encoding:
- the LOC141704194 gene encoding zinc finger protein GAI-ASSOCIATED FACTOR 1-like: MASSATLSVMASSALPSAAERKQQKRRGINSSPDAEIVALSPKTLLATDRFSCDVCGKGFPREQNLQLHIRRHNLPGKLKQKTSHEIRKKVFICPEMGCVHHDPSRALGDITGIKKQFSRKHCEKKFSCHKCNMKYAVDSDLKAHNKICGTKKYKCEYGTTFPRRESFTYHRSMCDAACISANASNPGSMYLGPAADSQIPGSHQLLLTTRLGQGASNPNSFTSLLSGQSI, from the exons ATGGCTTCATCTGCAACTTTATCTGTTATGGCTTCTTCTGCCTTACCAAGTGCTGCTGAGAGAAAACAGCAAAAACGTCGAGGAATTAATTCAA GCCCAGATGCTGAAATTGTCGCACTGTCACCCAAAACTCTGTTGGCCACAGATAGGTTTTCGTGTGATGTGTGTGGGAAGGGTTTTCCAAGGGAGCAGAACTTGCAGCTCCACATAAGGAGACACAATTTGCCAgggaagctcaaacaaaagacaAGCCATGAAATCAGGAAAAAGGTTTTCATTTGCCCTGAAATGGGTTGTGTCCATCACGATCCATCAAGGGCCCTTGGAGATATTACCGGAATCAAGAAACAATTTTCTAGAAAACATTGCGAAAAGAAATTTAGCTGCCATAAATGCAACATGAAGTATGCCGTAGACtctgacttgaaggcccataataAGATTTGTGGTACTAAAAAATATAAATGTGAATATGGAACTACCTTTCCCAG GCGTGAGAGTTTTACCTACCATCGTTCCATGTGTGATGCTGCTTGTATTTCCGCAAATGCTAGTAACCCTGGCTCCATGTACCTGGGCCCAGCTGCAGATTCACAAATTCCAGGGAGCCATCAGCTACTCTTGACTACGCGGCTAGGACAAGGGGCCTCAAATCCAAATTCGTTTACTAGTTTGCTATCAGGACAATCCATATGA